Proteins encoded in a region of the Candidatus Nitrosomarinus catalina genome:
- the glyA gene encoding serine hydroxymethyltransferase produces MVKSQNKESYNKIFAKLKEHHKWFENSIPLIASENIPSPAVREAIISDFGNRYAEGWPGDRVYAGCIYIDDVEVECMKLAKKLYKAKFADVRPISGVVANLAVYSAYSNPGDVMIAPSIPAGGHISHGKKEHSGTAGLVHGLEIEFYPFNAEDMTIDVDKTKQKVKELKKNNRLPKMAMFGGSLFLFPHPVKELSDFLKTYDIHINYDAAHVAGLIAGGKFQDPMREGADTMTMSTHKTLFGPQGGLVLGSEEHEEPIKKATFPGLTSSHHINNMAGKAVAFAEALEFGKDYAAQVIKNAKIFAEALNDAGFKVLGESRGYTQSHQIAVNVLDYSDGGKVEAELEKANIIVNRQLIPGDIKAGRNYFHPGGIRLGVSEITRLGMKENEMKEIATFIKQIIIEKKDPKKVLPKVKSWRKDYQKVKYCFDSKLGAYEYVKLR; encoded by the coding sequence ATGGTCAAGTCTCAAAATAAAGAATCTTACAATAAAATATTTGCAAAATTAAAAGAGCATCATAAATGGTTTGAAAACTCAATTCCATTAATTGCTAGTGAAAATATTCCTAGTCCTGCTGTAAGAGAGGCAATTATTTCTGATTTTGGCAATAGATATGCAGAAGGTTGGCCTGGAGATAGAGTGTATGCTGGATGTATCTACATTGATGACGTAGAAGTAGAATGTATGAAATTAGCTAAAAAATTGTATAAAGCAAAATTTGCAGATGTGAGACCTATTTCTGGAGTCGTTGCAAATTTAGCAGTATATTCAGCTTATTCAAATCCAGGAGATGTAATGATTGCTCCATCTATTCCTGCTGGCGGACATATTTCACATGGTAAAAAAGAACATTCTGGTACTGCAGGACTTGTCCACGGTTTAGAAATTGAATTTTATCCATTTAATGCTGAAGATATGACAATTGATGTTGATAAAACTAAACAAAAAGTAAAAGAATTGAAAAAGAATAATCGTCTTCCAAAAATGGCAATGTTTGGTGGTTCATTATTTTTATTCCCACATCCGGTAAAGGAGTTATCAGATTTTCTTAAAACATATGATATTCACATCAATTATGATGCAGCTCATGTTGCAGGATTAATTGCTGGCGGAAAATTCCAGGATCCAATGCGTGAAGGTGCAGATACAATGACTATGAGTACTCATAAGACATTGTTTGGACCACAAGGAGGATTAGTTTTAGGTTCTGAAGAACATGAAGAGCCAATTAAGAAAGCAACTTTCCCAGGATTAACTAGTAGTCACCATATCAATAACATGGCAGGAAAAGCTGTTGCATTTGCTGAAGCATTAGAATTTGGTAAAGATTATGCAGCACAAGTAATTAAAAATGCCAAAATATTTGCTGAAGCACTAAATGATGCTGGATTCAAAGTATTAGGTGAAAGTAGAGGATATACACAATCACATCAAATTGCAGTTAATGTTTTAGATTATTCTGACGGCGGAAAAGTTGAAGCTGAATTAGAAAAAGCCAACATAATTGTCAACAGACAACTTATTCCTGGAGACATTAAGGCTGGAAGAAATTATTTCCATCCAGGAGGCATTAGATTGGGTGTCTCTGAAATAACAAGATTAGGAATGAAGGAAAATGAAATGAAAGAGATTGCCACATTCATTAAACAAATAATTATTGAGAAAAAGGATCCAAAGAAAGTTCTTCCAAAAGTAAAATCTTGGAGAAAAGATTATCAAAAAGTCAAATATTGTTTTGATAGTAAACTTGGTGCCTACGAATACGTCAAATTAAGATAA